A single Ziziphus jujuba cultivar Dongzao chromosome 11, ASM3175591v1 DNA region contains:
- the LOC107432473 gene encoding UDP-glycosyltransferase 79B6 has translation MANFHIAMYPWFALGHMTAFLHLANELAARGHRISFLLPKKPQFHLHHQNLHPQLITFPTVTVPTVDGLPPGAETTSEIPLSSNSLLAAAMDLSRDQVENFLRSTKPDLVMYDFAHWIPNITKRLGIKSVCYCTASASAISIALVPAKKVPKNRPMTEEELNEIPDGYPSSTIVLRGHEVLSLMFVSLPFGDGITFYERATTAMKNCDAMCIRTCRELESKFCDYIGNQYEKPVLLTGPVLSKSAKTSLEEWWDKWLGGFEPSSVVYCAFGSQIVLEKDQFEELVLGFEQTGLPFLVALKPPNGCTTIEEALPEGFEERLKGRGVVYGGWVQQTMILSHESVGCFVSHCGFGSMWESLMSDKQIVAVPQLDDQILNARLLVEELKVAVEVKREENGWFWKESLSGAIKSVMDKDSEVGIMVKKNHAKWKEVLTKPGFMSGYIDKFVDDLNKLVNQN, from the coding sequence ATGGCCAATTTCCACATAGCCATGTACCCATGGTTTGCCTTGGGACACATGACCGCTTTCCTCCATTTAGCTAACGAGTTGGCAGCAAGAGGCCACAGAATCTCTTTCTTGTTGCCCAAGAAACCTCAGTTTCACCTCCACCATCAAAATCTCCATCCTCAACTCATCACCTTCCCAACAGTAACCGTTCCAACCGTCGATGGCCTCCCTCCGGGCGCCGAGACTACGTCCGAAATACCCCTCTCTTCGAACTCTCTGCTCGCCGCCGCCATGGACCTTTCTCGGGACCAAGTAGAGAACTTTCTACGCTCCACAAAACCCGACTTGGTTATGTACGATTTTGCCCATTGGATACCAAATATCACCAAGCGGCTCGGGATAAAATCCGTTTGCTATTGCACTGCTTCTGCATCTGCGATCTCCATAGCCCTCGTCCCCGCTAAGAAAGTACCCAAAAACAGGCCAATGACTGAGGAAGAACTTAATGAGATACCAGATGGTTATCCATCATCTACCATCGTGCTTCGCGGCCATGAAGTCCTCTCATTGATGTTTGTTTCACTACCTTTCGGAGATGGTATAACGTTTTACGAAAGGGCTACTACCGCCATGAAAAACTGCGACGCGATGTGTATAAGAACCTGCAGAGAACTCGAAAGCAAGTTCTGCGACTACATCGGAAACCAGTACGAGAAGCCGGTGTTGTTGACGGGACCGGTTCTTTCTAAGTCGGCTAAGACATCATTGGAGGAATGGTGGGATAAGTGGCTCGGGGGTTTCGAACCAAGCTCGGTTGTGTATTGCGCATTTGGAAGCCAAATTGTGCTCGAAAAGGATCAATTTGAAGAACTTGTATTGGGATTTGAGCAAACTGGGTTGCCATTTTTGGTGGCATTGAAACCTCCCAATGGTTGCACGACGATCGAAGAGGCATTGCCAGAAGGGTTTGAAGAAAGGCTGAAAGGGAGAGGAGTGGTTTATGGAGGGTGGGTCCAGCAGACAATGATACTGAGTCATGAATCGGTTGGGTGCTTTGTGAGCCATTGTGGGTTTGGATCGATGTGGGAGTCTTTGATGAGTGATAAGCAGATTGTTGCGGTTCCACAATTGGATGATCAGATCTTGAACGCTAGGCTACTTGTTGAAGAGCTGAAAGTAGCTGTAGAAGTGAAGAGGGAAGAAAATGGGTGGTTTTGGAAAGAGAGCTTGAGCGGAGCTATAAAGTCAGTGATGGATAAAGATAGTGAGGTTGGCATTATGGTGAAGAAGAACCATGCAAAGTGGAAGgaagttttgacaaaacctgGTTTTATGAGTGGCTATATCGATAAGTTCGTTGACGATCTGAATAAGCTTGTAAACCAAAATTAG
- the LOC107432563 gene encoding uncharacterized protein LOC107432563, translating to MELERPHRTTSSNSNSSGSTSELFICFTSRLSSSSMKISSKSILSPGRAREPSQISLSSSLSRRLKNSGSIKGGQASPMFPTGGKKKGCAFDNPEPSSPKVTCIGQVRVKTKKQGKKMRIRSKRRSSEPSFRKSEQNSQSISGQQQENQNHENNHQGFQFQNLQQQECLPHHRNQRWVHLPLTICEALRAFGAEFNCFLPCRSSCMTSEKDKEEKGGERSVAEENGSSCGAVFARWLVALQDGDGKGREIELVVGEEERTTERRSSSRRRQMLEGIEIKEESKEGGMEDEEGRVSICIPPKNALLLMRCRSDPVKMAALANRFWESPAAPKNEEGEDEEEDGDDEDGRRDKEAVQDDERGLVKAEVVDTKEVAEQQANLAMEEEEEEDEEEEEVAEEAEENPESTELDELQQEIVSSGEDPSEESEGEVEEEKQKGKKEDEEEEEEEEEQELEANQQLAVEKESVFDVSLSEILVDAENVLDEEENAAQLVEKENSYEQKPPHQEEEKERELKEERRASVSEPVKSVEQEPVEKDNIHGVEEGEDDKAENEIEAKFAEAAGSTKEEKETREETVIHQKSKPEYPNNTHEEVVVARSEPKVERESSPVLPDCLRLMMCEPKLSMEVSKETWVCSTDFVRWPPERKVNQRNGLDQPKKHQHHQQQQQLSIINNEDSNSVRPCSKQLANQLMQPPRSSCSFPAPAAPASMATVVEEKLVGSKGYEPFVLTRCKSEPMRSSAKFPPPDACFWKNRKLEPHRPATLGVGAAGVGF from the coding sequence CTCCAAGTCTATTCTCAGTCCTGGCCGAGCCAGAGAGCcgtcccaaatctctctttCTTCGTCTCTCAGTCGGAGACTGAAAAACAGTGGGAGCATCAAAGGCGGTCAAGCTTCGCCGATGTTCCCAACCGGaggtaaaaaaaaaggttgtgcTTTTGATAATCCAGAACCTTCTTCTCCTAAAGTCACCTGCATTGGTCAAGTCAGGGTTAAGACCAAGAAACAGGGGAAGAAGATGAGAATCAGATCGAAAAGGAGAAGCAGCGAACCCAGTTTCAGAAAATCAGAGCAAAATTCGCAGAGTATTTCCGGGCAACAACAAGAGAATCAGAACCATGAGAATAATCATCAGGGTTTTCAGTTCCAGAATCTGCAACAGCAGGAATGCTTGCCGCACCATAGAAATCAGAGGTGGGTTCATCTGCCATTGACGATTTGTGAAGCTTTGAGGGCTTTTGGGGCTGAGTTCAACTGCTTCTTGCCGTGCCGGTCTTCTTGTATGACAAGCGAGAAAGATAAGGAAGAGAAAGGAGGAGAGAGATCGGTGGCGGAGGAGAATGGGAGCTCCTGTGGTGCTGTGTTTGCGAGGTGGTTGGTGGCGTTGCAGGACGGCGATGGAAAAGGGAGAGAGATAGAGTTGGTGGTCGGAGAGGAAGAGAGGACAACGGAGAGGAGGAGCAGTAGCAGGAGGAGACAGATGCTCGAAGGGATTGAGATCAAGGAAGAAAGTAAGGAGGGTGGTATGGAGGATGAAGAAGGTAGGGTGAGTATTTGTATCCCGCCTAAGAATGCTCTGCTTCTTATGAGGTGCAGATCTGATCCTGTGAAAATGGCTGCTCTTGCTAACCGATTTTGGGAATCACCTGCTGCTCCAAAAAATGAAGAAGgtgaagacgaagaagaagatgggGATGATGAGGATGGTCGCAGAGATAAGGAAGCAGTACAAGATGATGAACGAGGGCTAGTAAAAGCAGAGGTAGTAGATACAAAGGAAGTTGCAGAACAGCAAGCAAACTTGGCTatggaggaagaagaggaagaggatgAGGAAGAGGAGGAAGTTGCAGAAGAAGCTGAAGAAAACCCAGAAAGCACAGAACTTGATGAGCTACAACAAGAAATTGTTTCTTCCGGAGAAGACCCAAGCgaagaaagtgaaggagaagtagaagaagagaaacaaaagggaaaaaaagaggatgaggaagaggaagaggaagaggaagaacaaGAATTGGAAGCGAACCAACAACTAGCAGTGGAAAAAGAATCTGTTTTCGATGTTTCTTTGAGTGAAATTCTAGTAGATGCAGAGAATGTgctagatgaagaagaaaatgcgGCTCAGctagttgaaaaagaaaatagctaTGAACAAAAACCGCCACAtcaagaagaagagaaagaaagagaattaaAGGAAGAGAGAAGAGCAAGCGTTTCGGAGCCTGTAAAGTCAGTAGAACAAGAACCAGTAGAAAAAGATAACATTCATGGAGTAGAAGAAGGAGAGGATGATAAAGCTGAGAATGAGATTGAGGCAAAATTTGCAGAAGCTGCTGGGTCAACGAAGGAGGAGAAAGAGACTAGAGAAGAGACAGTGATCCATCAAAAATCCAAACCCGAATATCCGAACAATACCCACGAGGAGGTCGTAGTGGCGCGTTCGGAGCCGaaggtagagagagaaagtagtCCGGTATTGCCAGATTGCTTGCGGTTGATGATGTGCGAGCCAAAGCTATCCATGGAGGTTTCCAAGGAGACTTGGGTCTGTAGCACTGACTTCGTGAGATGGCCGCCCGAGAGAAAAGTCAACCAAAGGAACGGCCTTGATCAACCCAAGAAGCATCAGCAtcatcagcagcagcagcagctaaGCATCATCAACAATGAGGACTCGAATTCCGTGCGACCTTGTTCGAAGCAATTAGCGAACCAGCTGATGCAGCCGCCAAGGTCTTCTTGCTCCTTCCCGGCTCCGGCGGCTCCAGCTTCCATGGCTACCGTTGTTGAGGAGAAGCTGGTGGGTTCGAAGGGTTACGAGCCGTTTGTTCTGACTCGGTGCAAGTCGGAGCCGATGAGGTCGTCGGCTAAGTTCCCTCCACCTGATGCCTGTTTCTGGAAGAATAGGAAGCTTGAGCCGCACCGTCCGGCTACGCTCGGGGTTGGCGCGGCTGGGGTTGGATTTTGA
- the LOC132800012 gene encoding uncharacterized protein LOC132800012 codes for MVSSLKLPNGEWDVHRVESMFDQALAKCIKQIFWTTNEQPDKLIWTGTKSGMYSVKSAYRMDEEIEERDERWWNFLWKSFIHERSKFFLWKLANGGLPLRSNLIARGLNIENSQCVHGCRSDEMELHVFFHCEIAKIVCPYGRQGGFVCLQCHYHGTSVVASKSSASRRTCRRNCSAPDTVRKCSQELKEVLRRDRMDRHHLGNANFRINSEWSRPPPGAVKLNSDTAVRRQGSFLVVIARNDRGKILHMQTFKSIVNDPEIVELEAILKAL; via the exons ATGGTGAGCTCTTTGAAATTACCTAATGGAGAATGGGATGTTCATAGGGTTGAGAGTATGTTTGATCAAGCCTTAGCAAAGTGTATTAAACAAATTTTCTGGACCACAAATGAGCAGCCAGACAAGCTGATCTGGACAGGAACGAAATCAGGTATGTACTCCGTGAAATCAGCTTACCGAATGGATGAAGAGATCGAAGAGAGGGACGAGAGATGGTGGAATTTTTTATGGAAGAGTTTTATTCATGAGAGGTCAAAATTTTTCTTGTGGAAGTTGGCCAATGGTGGTCTTCCCCTTCGATCTAACCTTATAGCCAGAGGTTTGAACATAGAGAATTCGCAGTGTGTTCATGGGTGTCGAAGTGATGAAATGGAGCTTCATGTGTTCTTTCATTGTGAGATAGCAAAGATAGTTTG TCCATATGGAAGACAAGGAGGATTTGTTTGCTTACAGTGCCATTACCATGGAACATCTGTGGTGGCTTCGAAATCAAGTGCTTCACGGAGGACATGCAGAAGAAATTGTTCTGCCCCTGACACTGTAAGGAAATGTTCTCAAGAATTGAAGGAAGTGCTTAGGAGAGACAGAATGGATAGGCATCATCTAGGAAATGCCAATTTTAGAATCAACTCCGAGTGGAGCCGCCCCCCTCCCGGAGCTGTTAAACTCAACTCTGACACAGCTGTTCGACGCCAGGGTAGCTTTCTCGTCGTGATAGCACGTAACGATAGAGGAAAAATCCTCCATATGCAGACATTCAAATCTATTGTGAATGATCCCGAAATAGTGGAATTGGAAGCTATTCTGAAAGCACTTTAG